Proteins encoded by one window of Glycine soja cultivar W05 chromosome 15, ASM419377v2, whole genome shotgun sequence:
- the LOC114388021 gene encoding protein MALE DISCOVERER 1-like, translating into MVFLQTLFFLLLVVTTFGHSITPRRHHPHSSHSLTTDKSVLLEFRKTIISDPHSSLANWDEAVHVCNFTGVACDKFHNRVTRLILYDNGLVGLLSPVLSNLTGLHYLEIVRSHLFGLIPPEFSNFRRLHSITLEVNNLHAWLDTRVLFPAFQALLVYH; encoded by the coding sequence ATGGTTTTCTTACAAACCTTGTTCTTCCTTTTACTTGTTGTAACAACATTTGGTCACTCCATAACTCCAAGGCGCCACCATCCCCACTCTTCTCATTCTTTGACCACAGATAAATCTGTTCTTCTGGAATTTAGAAAAACAATCATATCAGACCCGCATTCCTCACTTGCTAACTGGGACGAAGCTGTTCATGTGTGCAACTTCACGGGTGTTGCATGTGACAAATTCCATAACCGTGTTACACGACTAATCCTATATGATAATGGTCTAGTGGGGCTGCTTTCACCCGTTCTTTCCAATCTCACTGGACTGCACTACCTTGAGATTGTTCGCAGTCACTTATTTGGCCTTATTCCACCTGAATTTTCCAACTTCAGACGCCTTCACAGCATCACTCTCGAGGTGAATAACTTGCATGCATGGCTCGATACCAGAGTCCTTTTCCCTGCTTTCCAAGCTTTACTAGTTTAtcattaa
- the LOC114386798 gene encoding uncharacterized protein LOC114386798 isoform X1, with translation MPFASASMEKRSEELGLSLMNTDSANHDRIPGVRHQNDTTVPLPLVSPSPFPHWHLHETSQYYNNEPAGVNSMIDSSQFRSYQNFQMDHNYSHRAEHNFLPCETDSCFPCPEGYIGWPYQYDRHNNLTIPVDVRNASFNLNNFEKPGNGGMCVTPSYGSASRLQMVNPSGASMSANTGQPSLDMNLGMALCNPNQGCVEPLLTIGKRDERFMTTGSGSNNKESKSSAVTLKFNVTGNSDRQFLPPVNIYHNQLGSRSSLNPGLDMNATFSAFQNDSEVISDLAPASNHEALFDSRPGLRLGPSYAFQWPAAGDQNHYLGQVNRDLGLGGVKDTSMEFTAVGHKNGLGCMDLNSLPIVGSLTMPFESGQRWANRQLAPSSSGTVTDKLPTELLPKNNDKFSLQLFSSPPLAVASGSTREQDLSSNHGQSQAGGSIQQSNSLLRPQSTSDVGIQAGKGYITAQVSRPSNLSSLKRAASQPLSSTIQNQQRKTLPTQFIHPSIPTPWTRLAPSVPNTSRAMSPLVRPALSLTPQAPHSVVPPSFPMTWTKSVLQAPNTTWAIPPRMYTAPFLAPNDKRISSSHHPSSHTSPCTNQSNHQALARALARQRLKAPIIPSAPSIASNYIKFKDQTAEPIGYKCLLCKRDLSYAPEGPISQPPVPPATAVLPCGHTFHEYCLERITPDDQSKYPPCIPCALLE, from the exons ATGCCCTTTGCTTCTGCTTCCATGGAAAAAAGGAGTGAAGAGCTAGGATTAAGCTTAATGAACACTGATTCTGCTAACCATGACAGGATTCCTGGTGTTCGCCACCAGAATGATACTACCGTCCCTCTGCCTCTGGTTTCACCATCTCCTTTCCCCCACTGGCATTTGCATGAGACATCCCAATATTATAACAATGAACCAGCTGGAGTTAATTCAATGATTGATTCCTCTCAGTTCAGAAGTTATCAGAATTTCCAGATGGACCATAATTACTCTCACAGAGCAGAACATAATTTCCTTCCATGCGAAACAGATTCTTGTTTTCCATGTCCAGAAGGATACATAGGGTGGCCGTATCAATATGATAGGCACAATAATCTGACAATCCCTGTCGATGTGAGGAATGCTTCCTTCAATCTAAATAATTTTGAGAAGCCTGGCAATGGTGGGATGTGTGTGACCCCAAGTTATGGTTCAGCTAGCAGGCTACAAATGGTCAACCCTAGTGGAGCATCAATGAGTGCTAATACTGGTCAGCCTTCACTAGATATGAATTTGGGAATGGCTCTGTGTAATCCAAATCAAGGTTGTGTAGAACCATTGCTTACAATAGGAAAACGTGATGAAAGATTTATGACCACTGGTTCTGGAAGTAATAACAAAGAGTCCAAATCCAGTGCTGTAACACTAAAATTCAATGTGACTGGTAATTCTGACAGGCAATTTCTTCCTCCAGTCAATATATATCACAATCAACTGGGTAGCAGAAGTTCCTTAAACCCTGGTTTAGACATGAATGCCACCTTTTCTGCTTTTCAGAATGACAGTGAAGTCATATCTGATTTAGCTCCTGCAAGCAATCATGAAGCTCTGTTTGATTCTAGACCTGGTTTACGTTTGGGGCCATCATATGCTTTTCAATGGCCAGCTGCTGGAGACCAAAACCATTATTTAGGGCAGGTCAACAGGGATTTAGGTCTTGGAGGTGTGAAAGACACAAGTATGGAATTTACAGCTGTAGGTCACAAAAATGGCCTTGGATGCATGGATCTAAATTCATTGCCAATTGTTGGCAGTCTAACTATGCCTTTTGAAAGTGGACAGAGATGGGCGAATAGACAGTTAGCTCCCTCTTCAAGTGGAACGGTAACTGATAAGTTGCCTACTGAGCTGTTacctaaaaataatgataagtTCTCATTACAGCTTTTTTCTAGTCCTCCTTTAGCTGTGGCCAGTGGAAGCACCCGAGAGCAAGATCTTTCAA GTAATCATGGTCAATCACAGGCAGGTGGTTCTATTCAGCAATCAAACTCTCTTCTTCGACCACAGTCTACTTCTG ATGTAGGAATACAAGCTGGAAAGGGATACATTACTGCTCAAGTTTCAAGGCCATCCAACTTGTCATCTCTAAAGAGAGCTGCTTCCCAACCACTGTCATCCACTATCCAGAATCAACAAAGGAAGACTCTACCAACTCAGTTCATACATCCATCAATTCCAACTCCTTGGACCAGATTGGCTCCATCAGTCCCAAATACATCCCGGGCAATGTCTCCCTTGGTCCGTCCAGCCCTGTCTCTCACACCCCAAGCTCCTCACTCTGTTGTTCCTCCATCATTCCCTATGACTTGGACTAAATCTGTTCTACAAGCCCCAAACACAACCTGGGCAATTCCTCCCAGAATGTACACAGCTCCATTTCTCGCACCTAATGACAAGAGAATCTCATCTTCCCACCACCCCTCATCCCATACTTCACCTTGTACAAACCAATCTAACCATCAAGCGTTAGCTCGGGCTTTGGCTCGCCAACGCTTGAAGGCTCCAATTATACCATCTGCTCCCAGTATTGCTtccaattatattaaatttaaag ATCAAACAGCAGAACCAATTGGTTATAAATGCCTTTTGTGCAAGAGGGATCTCTCCTACGCACCAGAAGGGCCCATTTCCCAGCCACCCGTTCCGCCTGCTACTGCTGTTCTACCATGTGGCCACACCTTTCATGAGTATTGTTTGGAGCGAATAACCCCTGATGACCAATCCAAATATCCTCCATGCATTCCTTGTGCTCTTCTCGAGTAG
- the LOC114386798 gene encoding uncharacterized protein LOC114386798 isoform X2 yields MPFASASMEKRSEELGLSLMNTDSANHDRIPGVRHQNDTTVPLPLVSPSPFPHWHLHETSQYYNNEPAGVNSMIDSSQFRSYQNFQMDHNYSHRAEHNFLPCETDSCFPCPEGYIGWPYQYDRHNNLTIPVDVRNASFNLNNFEKPGNGGMCVTPSYGSASRLQMVNPSGASMSANTGQPSLDMNLGMALCNPNQGCVEPLLTIGKRDERFMTTGSGSNNKESKSSAVTLKFNVTGNSDRQFLPPVNIYHNQLGSRSSLNPGLDMNATFSAFQNDSEVISDLAPASNHEALFDSRPGLRLGPSYAFQWPAAGDQNHYLGQVNRDLGLGGVKDTSMEFTAVGHKNGLGCMDLNSLPIVGSLTMPFESGQRWANRQLAPSSSGTVTDKLPTELLPKNNDKFSLQLFSSPPLAVASGSTREQDLSSNHGQSQAGGSIQQSNSLLRPQSTSGIQAGKGYITAQVSRPSNLSSLKRAASQPLSSTIQNQQRKTLPTQFIHPSIPTPWTRLAPSVPNTSRAMSPLVRPALSLTPQAPHSVVPPSFPMTWTKSVLQAPNTTWAIPPRMYTAPFLAPNDKRISSSHHPSSHTSPCTNQSNHQALARALARQRLKAPIIPSAPSIASNYIKFKDQTAEPIGYKCLLCKRDLSYAPEGPISQPPVPPATAVLPCGHTFHEYCLERITPDDQSKYPPCIPCALLE; encoded by the exons ATGCCCTTTGCTTCTGCTTCCATGGAAAAAAGGAGTGAAGAGCTAGGATTAAGCTTAATGAACACTGATTCTGCTAACCATGACAGGATTCCTGGTGTTCGCCACCAGAATGATACTACCGTCCCTCTGCCTCTGGTTTCACCATCTCCTTTCCCCCACTGGCATTTGCATGAGACATCCCAATATTATAACAATGAACCAGCTGGAGTTAATTCAATGATTGATTCCTCTCAGTTCAGAAGTTATCAGAATTTCCAGATGGACCATAATTACTCTCACAGAGCAGAACATAATTTCCTTCCATGCGAAACAGATTCTTGTTTTCCATGTCCAGAAGGATACATAGGGTGGCCGTATCAATATGATAGGCACAATAATCTGACAATCCCTGTCGATGTGAGGAATGCTTCCTTCAATCTAAATAATTTTGAGAAGCCTGGCAATGGTGGGATGTGTGTGACCCCAAGTTATGGTTCAGCTAGCAGGCTACAAATGGTCAACCCTAGTGGAGCATCAATGAGTGCTAATACTGGTCAGCCTTCACTAGATATGAATTTGGGAATGGCTCTGTGTAATCCAAATCAAGGTTGTGTAGAACCATTGCTTACAATAGGAAAACGTGATGAAAGATTTATGACCACTGGTTCTGGAAGTAATAACAAAGAGTCCAAATCCAGTGCTGTAACACTAAAATTCAATGTGACTGGTAATTCTGACAGGCAATTTCTTCCTCCAGTCAATATATATCACAATCAACTGGGTAGCAGAAGTTCCTTAAACCCTGGTTTAGACATGAATGCCACCTTTTCTGCTTTTCAGAATGACAGTGAAGTCATATCTGATTTAGCTCCTGCAAGCAATCATGAAGCTCTGTTTGATTCTAGACCTGGTTTACGTTTGGGGCCATCATATGCTTTTCAATGGCCAGCTGCTGGAGACCAAAACCATTATTTAGGGCAGGTCAACAGGGATTTAGGTCTTGGAGGTGTGAAAGACACAAGTATGGAATTTACAGCTGTAGGTCACAAAAATGGCCTTGGATGCATGGATCTAAATTCATTGCCAATTGTTGGCAGTCTAACTATGCCTTTTGAAAGTGGACAGAGATGGGCGAATAGACAGTTAGCTCCCTCTTCAAGTGGAACGGTAACTGATAAGTTGCCTACTGAGCTGTTacctaaaaataatgataagtTCTCATTACAGCTTTTTTCTAGTCCTCCTTTAGCTGTGGCCAGTGGAAGCACCCGAGAGCAAGATCTTTCAA GTAATCATGGTCAATCACAGGCAGGTGGTTCTATTCAGCAATCAAACTCTCTTCTTCGACCACAGTCTACTTCTG GAATACAAGCTGGAAAGGGATACATTACTGCTCAAGTTTCAAGGCCATCCAACTTGTCATCTCTAAAGAGAGCTGCTTCCCAACCACTGTCATCCACTATCCAGAATCAACAAAGGAAGACTCTACCAACTCAGTTCATACATCCATCAATTCCAACTCCTTGGACCAGATTGGCTCCATCAGTCCCAAATACATCCCGGGCAATGTCTCCCTTGGTCCGTCCAGCCCTGTCTCTCACACCCCAAGCTCCTCACTCTGTTGTTCCTCCATCATTCCCTATGACTTGGACTAAATCTGTTCTACAAGCCCCAAACACAACCTGGGCAATTCCTCCCAGAATGTACACAGCTCCATTTCTCGCACCTAATGACAAGAGAATCTCATCTTCCCACCACCCCTCATCCCATACTTCACCTTGTACAAACCAATCTAACCATCAAGCGTTAGCTCGGGCTTTGGCTCGCCAACGCTTGAAGGCTCCAATTATACCATCTGCTCCCAGTATTGCTtccaattatattaaatttaaag ATCAAACAGCAGAACCAATTGGTTATAAATGCCTTTTGTGCAAGAGGGATCTCTCCTACGCACCAGAAGGGCCCATTTCCCAGCCACCCGTTCCGCCTGCTACTGCTGTTCTACCATGTGGCCACACCTTTCATGAGTATTGTTTGGAGCGAATAACCCCTGATGACCAATCCAAATATCCTCCATGCATTCCTTGTGCTCTTCTCGAGTAG
- the LOC114387639 gene encoding shikimate O-hydroxycinnamoyltransferase-like, producing the protein MQHHVADGASGLHFINAWSDVARGLDISLPPFIDRTLLRARDPPHPVFDHIEYKPPPAMKTPLQQQLQSSKPVGSDSAVAVSTVKLTRDQLSTLKGKSREDGNRISYSSYEMLAGHVWRSVCKARALPDDQETKLYIATDGRARLQPPLTPGYFGNVIFTTTPIAVAGDLMSKPTWFAASRIHDALIRMDNEYLRSALDYLELQPDLKVLVRGAHTFRCPNLGITSWARLPIHDADFGWGRPIFMGPGGIAYEGLSFIIPSSTNDGSMSVAIALPPEQMKVFQELFYDI; encoded by the coding sequence ATGCAACACCATGTAGCAGACGGAGCATCTGGTCTTCACTTTATCAATGCATGGTCAGATGTTGCCCGTGGCTTGGATATTTCCCTCCCCCCATTCATTGACAGGACACTACTCCGTGCCCGGGATCCACCTCATCCTGTTTTTGATCACATTGAATACAAGCCCCCACCAGCCATGAAGACTCCCCTGCAGCAGCAACTGCAATCCTCAAAACCAGTAGGCTCTGACAGTGCTGTGGCCGTCTCTACTGTCAAATTGACCCGTGACCAACTGAGCACCCTCAAGGGTAAGTCCAGAGAAGATGGCAACAGAATCAGCTACAGCTCTTATGAGATGTTGGCTGGTCATGTATGGAGAAGTGTGTGCAAGGCAAGAGCACTTCCTGATGACCAAGAAACCAAATTGTACATTGCAACTGATGGACGGGCAAGGCTGCAACCTCCCCTCACCCCTGGTTACTTTGGCAATGTCATCTTCACCACCACTCCTATAGCAGTGGCTGGTGATCTCATGTCAAAACCAACATGGTTTGCTGCTAGCAGAATCCATGACGCATTAATACGAATGGACAACGAATATTTGAGATCGGCTCTTGACTATCTAGAGCTGCAGCCTGATCTAAAAGTTCTTGTTCGTGGAGCACATACCTTTAGGTGTCCAAATCTTGGTATCACTAGCTGGGCAAGGCTTCCAATCCATGATGCTGACTTTGGTTGGGGAAGACCCATTTTCATGGGACCTGGTGGGATTGCATACGAGGGACTATCTTTCATAATTCCAAGCTCAACAAATGATGGGAGCATGTCTGTGGCAATCGCTCTGCCCCCTGAGCAAATGAAAGTGTTTCAGGAATTGTTTTATGATATTTGA
- the LOC114387646 gene encoding uncharacterized protein LOC114387646 has product MKTLHFLLVSFFAFQALLLGSSPTEATRLRTLSLGYSSSTGATLKKVSLRPPTHPRRHSPPPPTPGYSPEPGPGRTRRSPPTPRPFIVVPANNSDPSAASA; this is encoded by the exons ATGAAGACTCTTCACTTTCTCCTAGTTTCTTTCTTTGCTTTCCAGGCGTTGTTGCTTGGTTCTAGTCCTACAGAAGCTACACGTTTGCGGACACTGTCACTGG GCTATTCTTCAAGTACTGGAGCAACTCTGAAGAAAGTGAGTTTAAGGCCACCAACACATCCACGACGACACTCGCCTCCACCACCAACTCCTGGCTATTCTCCTGAACCCGGTCCAGGACGAACTCGAAGATCTCCTCCGACTCCAAGACCTTTCATCGTTGTACCAGCAAATAATTCTGATCCTTCTGCTGCATCAGCATGA
- the LOC114388147 gene encoding magnesium transporter MRS2-1, with product MADLKERLLAPKPASALNVREVSNRPSASGRQAFQGVDVLGLKKRGQGLRSWIRVDTSGNSQAIEVDKFTMMRRCDLPARDLRLLDPLFVYPSTILGREKAIVVNLEQIRCIITADEVLLLNSLDSYVLHYVMELQRRLTTTGVGEVWQSDSSDMNRRRGSRNFENVFSNSSPDYLPFEFRALEVALEAACTFLDSQAAELEIEAYPLLDELTSKISTLNLERVRRLKSRLVALTRRVQKVRDEIEQLMDDDGDMAEMYLTEKKRRMELSFYGDQSMVGYKSVDGASISAPVSPVSSPPDSRKLEKSFSIARSRHESMRSSESTTESIEELEMLLEAYFVVIDSTLNKLTSLKEYIDDTEDFINIQLDNVRNQLIQFELLLTTATFVVAIFGVVAGIFGMNFEIQLFDVPSAFQWVLIITGICGVFIFSAFVWFFKYRRLMPL from the exons ATGGCAGATCTCAAGGAGAGGCTACTAGCACCAAAACCTGCATCAGCTCTTAACGTAAGAGAGGTTTCCAATCGACCATCTGCCTCTGGAAGGCAAGCTTTCCAAGGGGTGGATGTTTTGGGGCTAAAGAAGCGGGGCCAAGGTCTCCGTTCATGGATTCGGGTCGACACATCTGGAAACTCTCAGGCTATTGAGGTAGACAAGTTTACCATGATGCGACGTTGTGATCTACCTGCACGTGATCTTCGCCTACTTGATCCTCTGTTTGTCTACCCATCAACAATCCTTGGTAGGGAAAAAGCTATTGTTGTAAATCTAGAGCAGATACGGTGTATCATTACAGCAGATGAGGTTCTTCTCTTGAATTCCCTTGATAGTTATGTATTGCACTATGTAATGGAACTGCAACGACGGTTGACAACAACTGGGGTAGGGGAGGTTTGGCAATCAGACAGTTCTGACATGAACCGAAGAAGAGGAAGTAGGAATTTTGAAAACGTATTTAGCAACTCTTCCCCTGATTATTTACCTTTTGAGTTCAGGGCTCTTGAAGTTGCCCTGGAGGCAGCATGCACATTTCTTGATTCCCAG GCAGCAGAGTTAGAAATAGAGGCTTATCCATTGTTGGATGAACTGACATCAAAGATCAGTACACTAAATTTAGAACGTGTTCGTCGGTTGAAGAGCAGACTTGTTGCCCTAACCAGGAGGGTTCAGAAG GTTAGAGATGAAATAGAGCAGCTTATGGACGATGATGGTGATATGGCCGAAATGTATCTTACTGAGAAGAAAAGGCGAATGGAGTTGTCATTTTATGGAGATCAGTCTATGGTTGGATATAAATCAGTTGATGGTGCATCCATTTCTGCTCCGGTCTCTCCTGTTTCATCACCTCCCGATTCTCGGAAGCTTGAAAAGAGCTTCAGCATTGCTAGGAGTCGACATGAGAGCATGAGGAGTTCTGAAAGTACTACGGAAAGTATAGAGGAGCTTGAGATGTTGCTGGAAGCATACTTTGTTGTCATTGATAGCACTCTAAACAAGTTGACATCG TTGAAAGAATACATTGATGACACCGAAGATTTCATCAACATTCAActg gATAATGTGCGAAATCAGCTTATTCAGTTTGAGCTTTTACTCACAACTGCAACATTTGTGGTTGCCATCTTTGGAGTGGTAGCAGGAATATTTGGGatgaattttgaaattcaattatttgatgtcCCCTCTGCTTTCCAGTGGGTCCTTATAATAACAGGAATTTGTGGAGTCTTTATATTTTCTGCATTTGTGTGGTTCTTCAAGTACAGAAGACTCATGCCCCTATAG
- the LOC114388538 gene encoding putative receptor-like protein kinase At1g80870, which yields MPSRPFPPTNPTKTKALFLALTISACVVIFCSILYFLYHLWHSLVHRAKTIPFDASAPLKLQRFSYKDLKQATNGFDTANVIGKGGSGTVFRGILKDGKLIAIKRLDALSLQSEREFQNELQILGGLRSPFLVTLLGYCVEKNKRVLVYEYIPNRSLQESLFGDEGMSLSWESRLCIILDVARALEFLHLGCDPPVIHGDIKPSNVLIDSEWRGKISDFGLSRIKVEGEFGVDLFSQDLGRSQDLWKSQELSGNLTNLTAETPAIGTPIESISEVDFALALQASSSSKNSRTCFNVKALNLNSLNYNANIASETEIRSVNAKGKEISALDRDDWNGKFFPCDDELSSIDYSKELTVTASPLVDDEKANGKQWGKDWWWRQDGSGELCSKDYVMEWIGSQICPSNADWDDGKNNVHAKVELENSSPKDKDHDAIAPQSQVFGIGHNTTDNGVEKKESRGKKYHKKKHRKMQEWWKEEHLAELSKKTSKLKNLHTKWKKGLKVPHFDLGRRFYLCRRKKFGHEGENKCDQNGEFSFRRGWKKKSTRSIGSDMWSGDLFSRELSSTTSMRGTLCYVAPEYGGCGFLMEKADIYSFGVLILVIVSGRRPLHVLASPMKLEKANLISWCRHLAQDGNILELVDERLKEDYNKEQASLCINLALICLQKIPELRPDIGDIVKILKGEMELPPLPFEFSPSPPSKLYSRSRRKPKGTTE from the coding sequence ATGCCTTCAAGACCCTTCCCTCCCACAAATCCCACAAAAACAAAGGCCCTCTTCCTAGCACTTACCATTTCAGCCTGTGTTGTGATTTTTTGCTCAATCCTCTACTTCCTCTACCATCTGTGGCATTCTCTTGTTCACAGAGCTAAGACCATCCCCTTTGATGCAAGTGCTCCCTTGAAGCTCCAAAGATTCTCATACAAAGATTTAAAGCAAGCCACCAATGGCTTTGACACTGCCAATGTTATTGGCAAAGGTGGCTCTGGCACTGTTTTCAGAGGAATACTTAAAGATGGCAAGTTGATTGCCATCAAACGCCTGGACGCGTTGTCTTTGCAGTCAGAGAGAGAGTTTCAAAATGAACTGCAGATTCTTGGAGGGTTAAGGTCTCCATTCTTGGTGACCCTCTTGGGTTACTGTgtggaaaagaacaaaagagtgTTGGTGTATGAGTATATACCCAACAGAAGCTTGCAGGAGTCCCTCTTTGGAGATGAGGGTATGAGTTTGAGTTGGGAGAGCAGGTTATGCATAATATTGGATGTTGCTAGAGCTTTGGAGTTCTTGCACCTTGGATGTGATCCTCCAGTGATCCATGGGGATATCAAGCCAAGCAATGTTCTGATTGATTCTGAGTGGCGTGGGAAGATCTCTGACTTTGGCTTGTCAAGGATTAAGGTGGAGGGTGAGTTTGGTGTGGACTTGTTTAGCCAGGACTTGGGGAGGAGCCAGGATCTATGGAAAAGCCAAGAGCTCTCAGGTAATTTGACTAATTTGACTGCAGAAACTCCTGCTATTGGTACTCCAATTGAGAGTATTAGTGAAGTAGATTTTGCTCTAGCTTTGCAAGCCTCTTCTTCATCTAAAAATAGTAGGACTTGCTTTAATGTCAAAGCTTTGAACTTGAATTCTTTGAATTATAATGCCAATATTGCTAGTGAAACTGAAATTAGGAGTGTAAATGCAAAGGGTAAGGAAATTTCAGCTTTGGATAGGGATGATTGGAATGGTAAGTTTTTCCCTTGTGATGATGAGCTTTCTAGCATTGATTATAGTAAGGAGTTAACTGTGACTGCTTCTCCTTTGGTGGATGATGAGAAGGCAAATGGGAAACAATGGGGAAAGGACTGGTGGTGGAGACAGGATGGAAGTGGGGAGTTATGTAGTAAAGACTACGTAATGGAGTGGATAGGGAGTCAGATTTGTCCATCAAACGCTGATTGGGATGATGGTAAGAACAATGTTCACGCGAAAGTGGAGTTGGAAAATTCAAGTCCCAAGGATAAAGACCATGATGCTATTGCACCCCAATCACAGGTGTTTGGGATAGGACATAATACTACAGATAATGGGGTTGAGAAAAAAGAGTCAAGGGGAAAGAAATATCACAAAAAGAAGCACAGGAAGATGCAAGAGTGGTGGAAAGAAGAGCATCTTGCTGAATTAAGCAAGAAGACCAGTAAACTTAAAAATCTTCATACGAAGTGGAAGAAAGGCTTGAAAGTGCCCCATTTTGATTTGGGTAGAAGGTTTTATCTTTGCAGGCGTAAGAAGTTTGGACATGAGGGTGAGAATAAGTGTGATCAAAATGGGGAGTTTAGCTTCAGAAGAGGATGGAAGAAGAAAAGCACTCGTTCCATTGGAAGTGACATGTGGAGTGGAGATCTTTTCAGCCGTGAGCTCAGCAGCACAACAAGCATGAGAGGGACACTGTGTTATGTGGCACCAGAATATGGAGGATGTGGATTCTTAATGGAGAAAGCTGACATTTATAGTTTTGGAGTTTTGATTCTTGTAATTGTGTCAGGTAGGAGACCATTGCATGTTCTTGCATCACCCATGAAGCTAGAGAAAGCTAACTTAATAAGCTGGTGTAGACACTTGGCTCAAGATGGTAACATTTTAGAACTTGTGGATGAGAGATTGAAAGAAGATTACAACAAGGAACAAGCAAGTCTTTGTATCAACTTGGCACTCATTTGCTTACAGAAAATTCCAGAGCTGCGGCCAGATATTGGGGATATTGTTAAGATTTTGAAGGGGGAGATGGAGCTTCCACCACTTCCATTTGAATTCTCCCCTTCTCCACCTTCTAAATTATACAGCAGATCAAGGAGAAAACCGAAGGGCACTACAGAATAG